The following coding sequences are from one Macaca mulatta isolate MMU2019108-1 chromosome 7, T2T-MMU8v2.0, whole genome shotgun sequence window:
- the ARHGEF40 gene encoding rho guanine nucleotide exchange factor 40 isoform X7: MPKPLQKVLADPRLTALQRDGGAILMRLRSTHSSKLEGQGPATLYQEVDEAIHQLVRLSNLHVQHQEQRQCLRRLQQVLQWLSGPGEEQLASFAVPGDTLSALQETELRFRAFSAEVQERLAQAREALALEENATSQKVLDIFEQRLEQVESGLHRALRLQRFFQQAHEWVDEGFARLAGAGPGREAVLAALALRRAPEPSAGTFQEMRALALDLGNPAALREWGRCRARCQELERRIQQHLGEEASPRGYRRRRADSASSGGAQWGPHSPSPSLSSLLLPSSPGPRAAPSHCSLAPCGEDYEEEGPELAPEAEGRPPRAVLIRGLEVTSTEVVDRTCSPREHVLLGRAGGPDGPWGVGTPRMERKRSISAQQRLVSELIACEQDYVATLSEPVPPPGPELTPELRGTWAAALSARERLRSFHRTHFLRELQGCATHPLRIGACFLRHGDQFSLYAQYVKHRHKLENGLAVLSPSSKGSMEAGPYLPRALQQPLEQLARYGRLLEELLREAGPELSSERQALGAAVQLLREQEARGRDLLAVEAVRGCEIDLKEQGQLLHRDPFTVICGRKKCLRHVFLFEHLLLFSKLKGPEGGSEMFVYKQAFKTADMGLTENIGDSGLCFELWFRRRRAREAYTLQATSPEIKLKWTSSIAQLLWRQAAHNKELRVQQMVSMGIGNKPFLDIKALGERTLSALLTGRAARTRASVAVSSFEHAGPSLPGLSPGACSLPARVEEEAWDLDVKQISLAPETLDSSGDVSPGPRNSPSLQPPNPGSSTPTLASRGILGLSRQSHARALSDPTTPL, translated from the exons ATGCCCAAGCCCCTGCAGAAGGTGCTGGCAGATCCCCGGCTGACGGCACTGCAGAGGGATGGGGGGGCCATCCTGATGAGGCTGCGCTCCACTCACAGCAGCAA ACTGGAGGGCCAAGGCCCAGCTACACTGTATCAGGAAGTGGACGAGGCCATTCACCAGCTCGTGCGCCTCTCCAACCTGCACGTGCAGCATCAAGAGCAGCGGCAGTGCCTGCGGCGACTCCAGCAG GTGTTGCAGTGGCTCTCGGGCCCAGGGGAGGAGCAGCTGGCAAGCTTTGCTGTGCCCGGGGACACCTTGTCTGCCCTGCAGGAGACAGAGCTGCGATTCCGGGCTTTCAGCGCTGAGGTCCAG GAGCGCCTGGCCCAGGCACGGGAGGCCCTGGCTCTGGAGGAGAATGCCACCTCCCAGAAGGTGCTGGATATCTTTGAACAGCGGCTGGAACAGGTTGAGAGTGGCCTCCATCGGGCCCTGCGGCTACAGCGCTTCTTCCAGCAG GCACATGAATGGGTGGATGAGGGCTTTGCTCGACTGGCAGGAGCTGGGCCGGGTCGGGAGGCTGTGCTGGCTGCACTGGCCCTGCGGCGGGCCCCAGAGCCCAGTGCCGGCACCTTCCAGGAGATGCGGGCCCTGGCCCTGGACCTGGGCAACCCAGCAGCCCTGCGAGAATGGGGCCGCTGCCGGGCCCGCTGCCAAGAGCTGGAGAGGAGGATTCAGCAACACCTGGGAGAGGAGGCGAGCCCACGGGGCTACCGACGACGGCGGGCAGACAGTGCCAGCAGTGGAGGGGCCCAGTGGGGCCCCCACAGCCCCTCACCCAGCCTCAGCTCCTTGCTGCTCCCCAGCAGCCCTGGGCCACGGGCAGCCCCATCCCATTGCTCCTTGGCCCCATGTGGAGAGGACTATGAGGAGGAAGGCCCTGAGCTGGCTCCAGAAGCAGAGGGCAGGCCCCCACGGGCTGTGCTGATTCGAGGCCTGGAGGTCACCAGCACTGAGGTGGTAGACAGGACGTGCTCACCGCGGGAACACGTGCTGCTGGGCCGGGCTGGGGGGCCAGACGGACCCTGGGGAGTAGGCACCCCCCGGATGGAGCGCAAGCGGAGCATCAG TGCCCAGCAGCGTCTGGTGTCTGAGCTGATTGCCTGTGAACAAGATTACGTGGCCACCTTGAGTGAACCAGTGCCACCCCCTGGGCCTGAGCTGACTCCTGAACTTCGGGGCACTTGGGCTGCTGCCCTGAGTGCCCGGGAAAGGCTTCGCAGCTTCCACCGGACACACTTTCTGCGGGAGCTTCAGGGCTGTGCCACCCACCCCCTACGCATTGGGGCCTGCTTCCTTCGCCAT GGGGACCAGTTCAGCCTTTATGCACAGTACGTGAAGCACCGACACAAACTGGAGAATGGTCTGGCTGTGCTCAGTCCCTCAAGCAAG GGCTCCATGGAGGCTGGACCTTACCTGCCCCGAGCCCTGCAACAGCCTCTGGAACAGCTGGCTCGGTATGGGCGGCTCCTGGAGGAGCTCCTGAGGGAAGCTGGGCCTGAGCTGAGTTCTGAGCGCCAGGCCCTTGGGGCTGCTGTACAGCTGCTTCGGGAACAAGAGGCCCGTGGCAGAGACCTGCTGGCTGTGGAGGCGGTGCGTGGCTGTGAG ATAGATCTGAAGGAGCAGGGACAGCTCTTGCATCGAGACCCCTTCACTGTCATCTGTGGCCGAAAGAAGTGCCTTCGCCATGTCTTTCTCTTTGAGCATCTCCTCCTATTCAGCAAGCTCAAGGGCCCTGAAGGAGGGTCAGAGATGTTTGTTTACAAGCAGGCCTTTAAG ACTGCTGACATGGGGCTGACAGAAAACATCGGGGACAGCGGACTCTGCTTCGAGTTGTGGTTTCGGCGGCGGCGTGCACGAGAGGCATATACTCTGCAGGCAACCTCACCAGAGATCAAACTCAAGTGGACAAGTTCTATTGCCCAGCTGCTGTGGAGACAGGCAGCCCACAACAAGG AGCTCCGAGTGCAGCAGATGGTGTCCATGGGCATTGGGAATAAACCCTTCCTGGACATCAAAGCCCTTGGGGAGCGGACGCTGAGTGCCCTGCTCACTGGAAGAG CCGCCCGCACCCGGGCCTCCGTGGCCGTGTCATCCTTTGAGCATGCCGGCCCCTCCCTTCCCGGCCTTTCGCCGGGAGCCTGCTCCCTGCCTGCCCGCGTCGAGGAGGAGGCCTGGGATCTGGACGTCAAGCAAATTTCCCTGG CCCCAGAAACACTTGACTCTTCTGGAGATGTGTCCCCAGGACCAAGAAACAGCCCCAGCCTGCAACCCCCCAACCCTGGGAGCAGCACTCCCACCCTGGCCAGTCGAGGGATCTTAGGGCTATCCCGGCAG AGCCATGCTCGAGCCCTGAGTGACCCCACCACGCCTCTGTGA
- the ARHGEF40 gene encoding rho guanine nucleotide exchange factor 40 isoform X5 has protein sequence MVGHQPSTLPPELPSGPPGLPSPPLPEEALGTRSPGDGHNAPVEGPEGEYVELLEVTLPVRGSPADAEGSPGPSRVRTVPTRKGAGGKGRHRRHRAWVHQKGLGPRDQDGARPPGEGSSTGASPESPPGAEAVPEAVVLEVSEPPAEAVGEASESCPLRPGELRGGGGGQGAEGPPGTPRRTGKGNRRKKRAAGRGALSRGGDSAPLSPGDKEEASHQEALGNLPSPSDHKLPECSLVKEEYEDSGKPDSEPKEFKTAGEKEPQPSEACGPTEEDAREREQEGPGLVCMAGHAGPEGLLSDTPTPLLETVQEGKADSIPEEALPVSISDDPDVAWDLMASGFFVLTGGVDQSGRALLTITPPCPPEEPPPSRDMLNTTLHYLHSLLRPDLQTLGLSVLLDLRQAPSLPPALITVLSQLQDSGDPPLVQRLLILTHDDLPSELCGFQGAEVLSENDLKRVTTPEELQWELGGHRDPSPSHWVEIHQEVVRLCRLCQGVLGSVRQAIEELEGAAEPEEEEAVGMPKPLQKVLADPRLTALQRDGGAILMRLRSTHSSKLEGQGPATLYQEVDEAIHQLVRLSNLHVQHQEQRQCLRRLQQVLQWLSGPGEEQLASFAVPGDTLSALQETELRFRAFSAEVQERLAQAREALALEENATSQKVLDIFEQRLEQVESGLHRALRLQRFFQQAHEWVDEGFARLAGAGPGREAVLAALALRRAPEPSAGTFQEMRALALDLGNPAALREWGRCRARCQELERRIQQHLGEEASPRGYRRRRADSASSGGAQWGPHSPSPSLSSLLLPSSPGPRAAPSHCSLAPCGEDYEEEGPELAPEAEGRPPRAVLIRGLEVTSTEVVDRTCSPREHVLLGRAGGPDGPWGVGTPRMERKRSISAQQRLVSELIACEQDYVATLSEPVPPPGPELTPELRGTWAAALSARERLRSFHRTHFLRELQGCATHPLRIGACFLRHGDQFSLYAQYVKHRHKLENGLAVLSPSSKGSMEAGPYLPRALQQPLEQLARYGRLLEELLREAGPELSSERQALGAAVQLLREQEARGRDLLAVEAVRGCEIDLKEQGQLLHRDPFTVICGRKKCLRHVFLFEHLLLFSKLKGPEGGSEMFVYKQAFKTADMGLTENIGDSGLCFELWFRRRRAREAYTLQATSPEIKLKWTSSIAQLLWRQAAHNKELRVQQMVSMGIGNKPFLDIKALGERTLSALLTGRAPETLDSSGDVSPGPRNSPSLQPPNPGSSTPTLASRGILGLSRQSHARALSDPTTPL, from the exons ATGGTCGGACATCAGCCAAGTACGCTGCCCCCAGAACTGCCCTCTGGACCTCCAGGGCTTCCCAGCCCTCCACTTCCTGAGGAGGCGCTGGGTACCCGGAGTCCTGGGGATGGGCACAATGCCCCTGTGGAAGGACCTGAGGGCGAGTACGTGGAGCTGTTGGAGGTGACGCTGCCTGTGAGGGGGAGCCCAGCAGATGCTGAAGGCTCCCCGGGCCCCTCCAGAGTACGGACAGTACCCACTCGCAAGGGTGCTGGAGGGAAGGGCCGCCACCGGAGACACCGGGCGTGGGTGCACCAGAAGGGCCTGGGACCTCGGGACCAGGATGGAGCACGCCCACCCGGCGAGGGGAGCAGCACTGGAGCCTCCCCTGAGTCTCCCCCAGGAGCTGAGGCTGTCCCAGAGGCAGTAGTCTTAGAGGTGTCTGAGCCCCCAGCAGAGGCCGTGGGAGAAGCCTCTGAATCTTGCCCCCTGAGGCCAGGGGAGcttagaggaggaggaggaggccagggAGCTGAAGGACCACCTGGTACCCCTCGGAGAACAGgcaaaggaaacagaagaaagaagcGAGCTGCAGGCAGAGGGGCTCTTAGCCGAGGAGGGGACAGTGCCCCACTGAGCCCTGGGGATAAGGAAGAGGCCAGCCACCAAGAAGCCCTTGGCAATCTGCCCTCACCAAGTGATCACAAGCTTCCAGAATGCAGCCTGGTTAAGGAGGAATATGAAGACTCAGGGAAGCCAGACTCTGAGCCCAAAGAGTTCAAAACAGCAGGCGAGAAAGAGCCTCAGCCCTCTGAAGCCTGTGGGCCTACAGAAGAGGatgccagagagagagagcaggagggGCCAGGCCTGGTGTGTATGGCAG GACACGCAGGCCCAGAAGGCCTCCTGTCTGACACTCCGACACCTCTGCTGGAGACTGTGCAGGAAGGAAAAGCGGACAGCATTCCAGAAGAGGCCCTTCCAGTCTCCATCTCTGATGACCCTGATGTGGCTTGGGACTTGATGGCATCTGGATTCTTCGTCCTGACAG GAGGGGTGGACCAGAGTGGGCGAGCTCTGCTGACCATTACCCCACCGTGCCCTCCTGAGGAGCCCCCACCCTCCCGAGACATGCTGAACACAACTCTTCATTACCTCCACTCACTGCTCAG GCCTGATCTACAGACACTGGGGCTCTCCGTCCTGCTAGACCTTCGCCAGGCACCTTCACTGCCTCCAGCACTCATTACTGTCTTGAGCCAACTTCAG GACTCAGGAGATCCTCCCCTCGTTCAGCGGCTGCTGATTCTCACTCACGATGACCTTCCAAGTGAACTCTGTGGATTTCAG GGTGCTGAGGTGCTGTCAGAGAATGATCTGAAAAGAGTGACCACGCCAGAGGAGCTGCAGTGGGAGTTAGGAGGTCACAGGGACCCCTCTCCCAGTCACTGGGTAGAGATACACCAG GAAGTGGTAAGGCTATGCCGCCTGTGCCAAGGTGTGCTGGGCTCGGTACGGCAGGCCATTGAGGAGCTGGAGGGAGCAGCAGAGCCAGAGGAAGAG GAGGCAGTGGGAATGCCCAAGCCCCTGCAGAAGGTGCTGGCAGATCCCCGGCTGACGGCACTGCAGAGGGATGGGGGGGCCATCCTGATGAGGCTGCGCTCCACTCACAGCAGCAA ACTGGAGGGCCAAGGCCCAGCTACACTGTATCAGGAAGTGGACGAGGCCATTCACCAGCTCGTGCGCCTCTCCAACCTGCACGTGCAGCATCAAGAGCAGCGGCAGTGCCTGCGGCGACTCCAGCAG GTGTTGCAGTGGCTCTCGGGCCCAGGGGAGGAGCAGCTGGCAAGCTTTGCTGTGCCCGGGGACACCTTGTCTGCCCTGCAGGAGACAGAGCTGCGATTCCGGGCTTTCAGCGCTGAGGTCCAG GAGCGCCTGGCCCAGGCACGGGAGGCCCTGGCTCTGGAGGAGAATGCCACCTCCCAGAAGGTGCTGGATATCTTTGAACAGCGGCTGGAACAGGTTGAGAGTGGCCTCCATCGGGCCCTGCGGCTACAGCGCTTCTTCCAGCAG GCACATGAATGGGTGGATGAGGGCTTTGCTCGACTGGCAGGAGCTGGGCCGGGTCGGGAGGCTGTGCTGGCTGCACTGGCCCTGCGGCGGGCCCCAGAGCCCAGTGCCGGCACCTTCCAGGAGATGCGGGCCCTGGCCCTGGACCTGGGCAACCCAGCAGCCCTGCGAGAATGGGGCCGCTGCCGGGCCCGCTGCCAAGAGCTGGAGAGGAGGATTCAGCAACACCTGGGAGAGGAGGCGAGCCCACGGGGCTACCGACGACGGCGGGCAGACAGTGCCAGCAGTGGAGGGGCCCAGTGGGGCCCCCACAGCCCCTCACCCAGCCTCAGCTCCTTGCTGCTCCCCAGCAGCCCTGGGCCACGGGCAGCCCCATCCCATTGCTCCTTGGCCCCATGTGGAGAGGACTATGAGGAGGAAGGCCCTGAGCTGGCTCCAGAAGCAGAGGGCAGGCCCCCACGGGCTGTGCTGATTCGAGGCCTGGAGGTCACCAGCACTGAGGTGGTAGACAGGACGTGCTCACCGCGGGAACACGTGCTGCTGGGCCGGGCTGGGGGGCCAGACGGACCCTGGGGAGTAGGCACCCCCCGGATGGAGCGCAAGCGGAGCATCAG TGCCCAGCAGCGTCTGGTGTCTGAGCTGATTGCCTGTGAACAAGATTACGTGGCCACCTTGAGTGAACCAGTGCCACCCCCTGGGCCTGAGCTGACTCCTGAACTTCGGGGCACTTGGGCTGCTGCCCTGAGTGCCCGGGAAAGGCTTCGCAGCTTCCACCGGACACACTTTCTGCGGGAGCTTCAGGGCTGTGCCACCCACCCCCTACGCATTGGGGCCTGCTTCCTTCGCCAT GGGGACCAGTTCAGCCTTTATGCACAGTACGTGAAGCACCGACACAAACTGGAGAATGGTCTGGCTGTGCTCAGTCCCTCAAGCAAG GGCTCCATGGAGGCTGGACCTTACCTGCCCCGAGCCCTGCAACAGCCTCTGGAACAGCTGGCTCGGTATGGGCGGCTCCTGGAGGAGCTCCTGAGGGAAGCTGGGCCTGAGCTGAGTTCTGAGCGCCAGGCCCTTGGGGCTGCTGTACAGCTGCTTCGGGAACAAGAGGCCCGTGGCAGAGACCTGCTGGCTGTGGAGGCGGTGCGTGGCTGTGAG ATAGATCTGAAGGAGCAGGGACAGCTCTTGCATCGAGACCCCTTCACTGTCATCTGTGGCCGAAAGAAGTGCCTTCGCCATGTCTTTCTCTTTGAGCATCTCCTCCTATTCAGCAAGCTCAAGGGCCCTGAAGGAGGGTCAGAGATGTTTGTTTACAAGCAGGCCTTTAAG ACTGCTGACATGGGGCTGACAGAAAACATCGGGGACAGCGGACTCTGCTTCGAGTTGTGGTTTCGGCGGCGGCGTGCACGAGAGGCATATACTCTGCAGGCAACCTCACCAGAGATCAAACTCAAGTGGACAAGTTCTATTGCCCAGCTGCTGTGGAGACAGGCAGCCCACAACAAGG AGCTCCGAGTGCAGCAGATGGTGTCCATGGGCATTGGGAATAAACCCTTCCTGGACATCAAAGCCCTTGGGGAGCGGACGCTGAGTGCCCTGCTCACTGGAAGAG CCCCAGAAACACTTGACTCTTCTGGAGATGTGTCCCCAGGACCAAGAAACAGCCCCAGCCTGCAACCCCCCAACCCTGGGAGCAGCACTCCCACCCTGGCCAGTCGAGGGATCTTAGGGCTATCCCGGCAG AGCCATGCTCGAGCCCTGAGTGACCCCACCACGCCTCTGTGA
- the ARHGEF40 gene encoding rho guanine nucleotide exchange factor 40 isoform X6 translates to MLNTTLHYLHSLLRPDLQTLGLSVLLDLRQAPSLPPALITVLSQLQDSGDPPLVQRLLILTHDDLPSELCGFQGAEVLSENDLKRVTTPEELQWELGGHRDPSPSHWVEIHQEVVRLCRLCQGVLGSVRQAIEELEGAAEPEEEEAVGMPKPLQKVLADPRLTALQRDGGAILMRLRSTHSSKLEGQGPATLYQEVDEAIHQLVRLSNLHVQHQEQRQCLRRLQQVLQWLSGPGEEQLASFAVPGDTLSALQETELRFRAFSAEVQERLAQAREALALEENATSQKVLDIFEQRLEQVESGLHRALRLQRFFQQAHEWVDEGFARLAGAGPGREAVLAALALRRAPEPSAGTFQEMRALALDLGNPAALREWGRCRARCQELERRIQQHLGEEASPRGYRRRRADSASSGGAQWGPHSPSPSLSSLLLPSSPGPRAAPSHCSLAPCGEDYEEEGPELAPEAEGRPPRAVLIRGLEVTSTEVVDRTCSPREHVLLGRAGGPDGPWGVGTPRMERKRSISAQQRLVSELIACEQDYVATLSEPVPPPGPELTPELRGTWAAALSARERLRSFHRTHFLRELQGCATHPLRIGACFLRHGDQFSLYAQYVKHRHKLENGLAVLSPSSKGSMEAGPYLPRALQQPLEQLARYGRLLEELLREAGPELSSERQALGAAVQLLREQEARGRDLLAVEAVRGCEIDLKEQGQLLHRDPFTVICGRKKCLRHVFLFEHLLLFSKLKGPEGGSEMFVYKQAFKTADMGLTENIGDSGLCFELWFRRRRAREAYTLQATSPEIKLKWTSSIAQLLWRQAAHNKELRVQQMVSMGIGNKPFLDIKALGERTLSALLTGRAPETLDSSGDVSPGPRNSPSLQPPNPGSSTPTLASRGILGLSRQSHARALSDPTTPL, encoded by the exons ATGCTGAACACAACTCTTCATTACCTCCACTCACTGCTCAG GCCTGATCTACAGACACTGGGGCTCTCCGTCCTGCTAGACCTTCGCCAGGCACCTTCACTGCCTCCAGCACTCATTACTGTCTTGAGCCAACTTCAG GACTCAGGAGATCCTCCCCTCGTTCAGCGGCTGCTGATTCTCACTCACGATGACCTTCCAAGTGAACTCTGTGGATTTCAG GGTGCTGAGGTGCTGTCAGAGAATGATCTGAAAAGAGTGACCACGCCAGAGGAGCTGCAGTGGGAGTTAGGAGGTCACAGGGACCCCTCTCCCAGTCACTGGGTAGAGATACACCAG GAAGTGGTAAGGCTATGCCGCCTGTGCCAAGGTGTGCTGGGCTCGGTACGGCAGGCCATTGAGGAGCTGGAGGGAGCAGCAGAGCCAGAGGAAGAG GAGGCAGTGGGAATGCCCAAGCCCCTGCAGAAGGTGCTGGCAGATCCCCGGCTGACGGCACTGCAGAGGGATGGGGGGGCCATCCTGATGAGGCTGCGCTCCACTCACAGCAGCAA ACTGGAGGGCCAAGGCCCAGCTACACTGTATCAGGAAGTGGACGAGGCCATTCACCAGCTCGTGCGCCTCTCCAACCTGCACGTGCAGCATCAAGAGCAGCGGCAGTGCCTGCGGCGACTCCAGCAG GTGTTGCAGTGGCTCTCGGGCCCAGGGGAGGAGCAGCTGGCAAGCTTTGCTGTGCCCGGGGACACCTTGTCTGCCCTGCAGGAGACAGAGCTGCGATTCCGGGCTTTCAGCGCTGAGGTCCAG GAGCGCCTGGCCCAGGCACGGGAGGCCCTGGCTCTGGAGGAGAATGCCACCTCCCAGAAGGTGCTGGATATCTTTGAACAGCGGCTGGAACAGGTTGAGAGTGGCCTCCATCGGGCCCTGCGGCTACAGCGCTTCTTCCAGCAG GCACATGAATGGGTGGATGAGGGCTTTGCTCGACTGGCAGGAGCTGGGCCGGGTCGGGAGGCTGTGCTGGCTGCACTGGCCCTGCGGCGGGCCCCAGAGCCCAGTGCCGGCACCTTCCAGGAGATGCGGGCCCTGGCCCTGGACCTGGGCAACCCAGCAGCCCTGCGAGAATGGGGCCGCTGCCGGGCCCGCTGCCAAGAGCTGGAGAGGAGGATTCAGCAACACCTGGGAGAGGAGGCGAGCCCACGGGGCTACCGACGACGGCGGGCAGACAGTGCCAGCAGTGGAGGGGCCCAGTGGGGCCCCCACAGCCCCTCACCCAGCCTCAGCTCCTTGCTGCTCCCCAGCAGCCCTGGGCCACGGGCAGCCCCATCCCATTGCTCCTTGGCCCCATGTGGAGAGGACTATGAGGAGGAAGGCCCTGAGCTGGCTCCAGAAGCAGAGGGCAGGCCCCCACGGGCTGTGCTGATTCGAGGCCTGGAGGTCACCAGCACTGAGGTGGTAGACAGGACGTGCTCACCGCGGGAACACGTGCTGCTGGGCCGGGCTGGGGGGCCAGACGGACCCTGGGGAGTAGGCACCCCCCGGATGGAGCGCAAGCGGAGCATCAG TGCCCAGCAGCGTCTGGTGTCTGAGCTGATTGCCTGTGAACAAGATTACGTGGCCACCTTGAGTGAACCAGTGCCACCCCCTGGGCCTGAGCTGACTCCTGAACTTCGGGGCACTTGGGCTGCTGCCCTGAGTGCCCGGGAAAGGCTTCGCAGCTTCCACCGGACACACTTTCTGCGGGAGCTTCAGGGCTGTGCCACCCACCCCCTACGCATTGGGGCCTGCTTCCTTCGCCAT GGGGACCAGTTCAGCCTTTATGCACAGTACGTGAAGCACCGACACAAACTGGAGAATGGTCTGGCTGTGCTCAGTCCCTCAAGCAAG GGCTCCATGGAGGCTGGACCTTACCTGCCCCGAGCCCTGCAACAGCCTCTGGAACAGCTGGCTCGGTATGGGCGGCTCCTGGAGGAGCTCCTGAGGGAAGCTGGGCCTGAGCTGAGTTCTGAGCGCCAGGCCCTTGGGGCTGCTGTACAGCTGCTTCGGGAACAAGAGGCCCGTGGCAGAGACCTGCTGGCTGTGGAGGCGGTGCGTGGCTGTGAG ATAGATCTGAAGGAGCAGGGACAGCTCTTGCATCGAGACCCCTTCACTGTCATCTGTGGCCGAAAGAAGTGCCTTCGCCATGTCTTTCTCTTTGAGCATCTCCTCCTATTCAGCAAGCTCAAGGGCCCTGAAGGAGGGTCAGAGATGTTTGTTTACAAGCAGGCCTTTAAG ACTGCTGACATGGGGCTGACAGAAAACATCGGGGACAGCGGACTCTGCTTCGAGTTGTGGTTTCGGCGGCGGCGTGCACGAGAGGCATATACTCTGCAGGCAACCTCACCAGAGATCAAACTCAAGTGGACAAGTTCTATTGCCCAGCTGCTGTGGAGACAGGCAGCCCACAACAAGG AGCTCCGAGTGCAGCAGATGGTGTCCATGGGCATTGGGAATAAACCCTTCCTGGACATCAAAGCCCTTGGGGAGCGGACGCTGAGTGCCCTGCTCACTGGAAGAG CCCCAGAAACACTTGACTCTTCTGGAGATGTGTCCCCAGGACCAAGAAACAGCCCCAGCCTGCAACCCCCCAACCCTGGGAGCAGCACTCCCACCCTGGCCAGTCGAGGGATCTTAGGGCTATCCCGGCAG AGCCATGCTCGAGCCCTGAGTGACCCCACCACGCCTCTGTGA